A genomic window from Montipora capricornis isolate CH-2021 chromosome 8, ASM3666992v2, whole genome shotgun sequence includes:
- the LOC138014612 gene encoding uncharacterized protein: MCGHVEEEILALTLAKKDNAKEIVNYYGAKLEGRKAYICMEFMIGGTLEKHIQRQRRELHVGAWPIIDEGTCFVFVGDILKGLAFLNGKGLVHGDIKGDNVLLVESRTHVKLADFGLARKIQEHVGCPDVWKTGCLHIEMLNGERSSLLDGFVFNGDDHPDEHIPSQATDETKEFLKLVLDRVPLLSAAEILAELDSRAEHHV; the protein is encoded by the exons ATG TGCGGACATGTAGAGGAAGAaattttggccttgaccctagCGAAAAAAGACAATGCCAAGGAGATTGTCAACTATTACGGAGCAAAACTTGAAGGCAGAAAGGCATACATATGTATGGAATTCATGAtag GAGGGACGCTGGAAAAACATATTCAACGACAGAGAAGGGAATTGCACGTTGGCGCATGGCCAATTATTGATGAGGGTACATGTTTTGTCTTTGTGGGTGATATACTCAAAGGCTTAGCATTTCTAAATGGCAAAGGGCTCGTGCATGGAGATATTAAAG GAGACAATGTGCTCCTCGTCGAATCGCGCACCCACGTCAAGCTGGCGGACTTCGGATTGGCACGAAAGATTCAG GAACATGTAGGCTGCCCCGATGTCTGGAAGACTGGTTGCCTCCACATTGAGATGTTAAACGGCGAACGTTCGTCCCTTCTTGATGGTTTCGTTTTTAAC GGAGATGACCATCCAGACGAACACATTCCTTCCCAAGCAACGGATGAAACAAAGGAGTTCCTTAAGTTAGTCCTTGATCGAGTACCCCTGCTTAGTGCAGCAGAAATATTAGCAGAGCTCGATTCGCGCGCGGAACACCAtgtttaa